The Anolis carolinensis isolate JA03-04 chromosome 2, rAnoCar3.1.pri, whole genome shotgun sequence genome contains the following window.
AGGATTCGAGCTTTTGTTACCCGTAACAAGGCCACATTGCGGGAGTTTCAGGAGCTTATTgggcatttaaattttgcatgcagAGTCATAGCTCCTGGGCGTCCTTTTTTGCGCAGACTCTGCGATGCTATTTCTGGGGTTAGACTTCCGCACTATCATGTGCGGATTACACGTGGGATCAAAGCTGATTTGGACATTTGGTTACAATTTTTAAATCAATATAATGGGATTTCCTTTTGGAGACAGGATCTTTTGTTGAAGGATGCTCTTCAGATAGCTTCTGATGCTTCTGGAGCCATCGGCTTTGGTGTATTTTTTAATGGGCATTGGTGTGCCGAGCTTTGGCCCAGGGAGTGGCACACCAAGGGTATAACGTCCGATTTaacatttttggagttttttccaatTTTGGTGGCTGTCACGCTGTGGGCTGATCAAATGACAAATTCCACCGTTCATTTTTGGTGTGATAACCAGGCTACGGTGCAGGTTATCAATTCTTTAACATCTAAGTCAGTCAGACTGATGGAGGCTTTGAGGTTTTTTACACTCCACTGTCTAAAGTATAATATACTGTTTAAAGCTTTTCATATTGCAGGGACAGATAATTCTCTCGCTGATGCTCTGTCCCGTATGCAGATGGATCGCTTCAGGCAGCTTGCCCCCAGCGCAGATTTGCACCCCCAGAACATGCCGgtccatctttggaaaattgggaacagtCCATAGTCCGGGGAATGAAGTTGGCTTTGGCCACGACTTCCAGAAAATCTTACGTCAGAGCGGTGCAGGAGTTTCATGAGTTTAAAAAGTTGTATGCCATAAGTTCTGTTTCACCGATTCCATATGAGCACGTCGCACAGTTTGGtgtttttctggaaaggaaggggtTGGCCCCTCAAACTATTCGTGCGAAATTATCTGCCCTGGCTTATTGGCTTAAGGCTcagggctttccagatgttacagCCGATTTTAGGCTTCGCAAATGGCTGGAAGGTTTGTCGCGGGAGCAGGTTAGGCCACGTGACTGCCGTCAGCCATTGACACCTGAAATTCTCAAAGGCTTAAAGCAAATTTGGCCCAAAATTTGTGAATCTCATTACGAAGCTTTGCTATTGCAGGCAGCGGCTCTCACCGCTTTCTTTGGGGCTCTTCGTATTAGTGAGCTGGTCGCCTCTTCAAAGGCTGATCAATCTAGAAGGGCCTTGCAATTTTCGGACCTGCGGCTCCAGCAGGACAAATTGGAATTGTTTATCAGGACTTCTAAAACGGATCAAAAAGGGAAGGGTTCCATTATCAAATTGGGATGCTGTAGTGATTTGGAATTATGCCCAGTTGCAGCTTTGTCATCTTTTGTGTCCTGCAGAGGAACGTCagctggttttcttttttgtcatcGGGATGGAGCACCGTTGACAAAATACCAGTTCTGGGCCTTGACTTCTAAGGCCTTAGGAATGTTGGGTATCAAAGATCAGAAATTTGGTACTCATTCCTTTAGAATTGGGGCTGCTTCCACTGCTGCTGTTATGGGCTACTCTATAGACAAAATTAAGATGTTGGGAAGATGGAAATCTGGTGCCTACCGTGCGTATGTGCGTCATATATCGGATTAGTTATATGGCTTTTTGTTTTTCAGAACCCACCCTGTTGGCAAGTAGACGACGCGTCCTGATTTGCGGGCACAGTTATGTGCACTGGGCAGAGCGACAGGCGCGCAGAGGTCCCTACGACCAGCATCTCGGCCtcgcttccttggcttttgttgaaTGGAGGGGAAGAAGAGGTCTGCGGTGGGAGGGTTTGCTCCCTTTGTTGTTTGGGTCAGGGGTCCGTTTTCCACCTGACCTTATTGTTATGCATTTGGGAGGCAATGATTTGGGGCTGCTTAAAGGCAGGGCCCTTTTTCTCCAGGTTTTAAATGACATGCACAAGATCCAGGAGGTGTGGCCTCATACCGGATTGGCATGGTCAGCAATTATTCCTAGGCCACGTTGGCCCTATGGGGACGGTAAAAAATTGGACAAAGCAAGGAAACGGGTCAATAGGGCCCTGCGGaaggttttggaaaatggcatgggTTACTATATCCCTCATGACACCATTAGATTCAATGATTCGACGATGTATCGGACTGATGGGATCCATCTGTCCGAACTGGGCAACCAAATTTTCTTAGCGGATCTGCAGAAAGGAATTAGGGAAATTCTTTCGAatttggtgggggtcaggagctaaatagagatttgctcctgaactgtggcggaatgcttaggggaatctcttattttggtgtgcaccacaaggcacctctgttttggtgttggccagaggcgtgaatcctcgcttagggtttttacagccccggcgagggtgaacgattatggccttggaatgggagactttgacctcatttgtttcggaggcaaaactctccaacacattcccctttaggtcatccaggtttagatagactggggacctggtgtttcgccctaaattcagtcttaatggatggtcgggtatgaccactaatatcggcttatgccttaccaaattcttagatggctaaggatttttggcctagttccaaattaaagttaaataggtaactatcaataaagttgcccagttttaaacccaagcttacttgtcttgtctcgttatttcggagggttggagggcaagaaacttccccccactgcacagctgggggagggaaggggatttgccccctcccaacgaaggagagacttctggaaggggggcggggcttctaggaagctgccCGCCTCTTAGATCACTCCCTTTTGGAGCTTCGACCCACCCGCCCGCCGCTAACAGTATAGCAGTAGTGTGGTCGCTTAGatgggccgggtaggaattttttccctcccaTATTCTGGGAGGGTTtttcgcctaccctatactgtgtgGAGTGGTAAA
Protein-coding sequences here:
- the LOC107983085 gene encoding uncharacterized protein LOC107983085 isoform X1: MPPKKNVGGPKGKGPAKKIPAKRPPPPSGPSTEDEDSAQLLGVLVARIEALEREKAAAAAAEAQKAGGGSNTGLIRSLFSRISALEGERSAAVPVADASLVTSTPVTAEAVPSTSAAAAEMRSAISALEPTLLASRRRVLICGHSYVHWAERQARRGPYDQHLGLASLAFVEWRGRRGLRWEGLLPLLFGSGVRFPPDLIVMHLGGNDLGLLKGRALFLQVLNDMHKIQEVWPHTGLAWSAIIPRPRWPYGDGKKLDKARKRVNRALRKVLENGMGYYIPHDTIRFNDSTMYRTDGIHLSELGNQIFLADLQKGIREILSNLVGVRS